In Asterias rubens chromosome 17, eAstRub1.3, whole genome shotgun sequence, the genomic window ACCTTCGGCATCTTCCGAACCCTGTCCTGCTTTTGATAGCTTGACATAAGATGCCCTGAACTCCTTGTAAAAAGTGTCCTCATCTGTACTTTCATCGTCAATTTCTTGTATGATCTTCTTGGAGTCCTGATGGTTTTCGAGGGAAGGTTCCTTAACCGAAGGCTCACTCGTGGTAGGCCTGCAGTTATATTCGCCTTTGCTTTCAGGTTTTACTATGGAAGCCGATTCAGTCGGTCGTGGGGGCTCCTGCGCTGTAGGCTTGTTTGGGGAATGGTTCGGGGTAAGCTCAAAATGTTTTCCGTATACGCTTTCAGGCTCTACTTGATTGGAAGACGTTTGCTTTATCGATCGTGGAGGCCTTATTGGTGGAGGATTTGGTAAGGCCTGCTGTGGCTGAACTGTTGCCTGTGGCAATTCTGCGTATATGTCGTAGTCTACATCTCTACCAGGGTTGTGGTGGTTAGCATGCGGAGGAATTGGTGGAGGTTGTTGTGGCCGAACTGCGGACTGTTCTTCATATGGGTATTGGTAGTCGTGATCAACGTTGATGTAGTGAGCTCCATAGTGCTCCTGAGGAATCGGTGGTGGTTGAGGGGGCAACTCAGGGGGCAACTCAGCCGAGCGATGAGGATGTTGTGTGCCATGGTACCATGTTGGATATCCCCTATGTATGTCGTTACACGATCCGATACAGTAATTAGGTCCGCCACCTAACATGTCTTCCTCCTGCCTTGGCgcttttgtatttcttttcttAAAGAGGCTGAGCAGTCCCGATCCCTTAGACCTCGGTTTCTCAACTTCAACGGTTACTTTGAGGTTACTGTTAGGGTTTTTGTACGTCATCTTGCCTTTACATGGATACATCCCTGTCggtaaaacaaaagtatttatATATTCTATCAGCAATTAGCTTCATGTTGCTCGAACTCGCTTGGCCAGTTTACGGGGGCAGAGCCTTTCCAATCATAGCACCACGACTTTAGAAATAACTTCCGGAAGACAATTGCACagcataaaaaacattttttatatagcgcttttcacacccggagggctagggcgtctcaaagcgcgtTCAGCATTATAACCAcgggtcactgggccttaattcattccttataCCATCACAGCTCCCTAAGTGGCCGGCAGCCTATGCAAAATAATATGCGCTACACggttaaatcaatcacaagaaccaactatgccttcacaggtacccatttaccccttggtggagagaagcaactattattatagttaagtgttttgctcagggacataagtgtcacgacgGGGATTTAAACCTCTGCTGaacttgagttcggtgctcctatccgctcagccacgacaccctacatcACACATGACTCTCTTCCATCAAGCAGTGTATAATTCTTAAGTAAAATATTATGCTTTATGTAGGCTATActtcatattttt contains:
- the LOC117301314 gene encoding uncharacterized protein LOC117301314 isoform X3 → MEMAEMAPFAGMYPCKGKMTYKNPNSNLKVTVEVEKPRSKGSGLLSLFKKRNTKAPRQEEDMLGGGPNYCIGSCNDIHRGYPTWYHGTQHPHRSAELPPELPPQPPPIPQEHYGAHYINVDHDYQYPYEEQSAVRPQQPPPIPPHANHHNPGRDVDYDIYAELPQATVQPQQALPNPPPIRPPRSIKQTSSNQVEPESVYGKHFELTPNHSPNKPTAQEPPRPTESASIVKPESKGEYNCRPTTSEPSVKEPSLENHQDSKKIIQEIDDESTDEDTFYKEFRASYVKLSKAGQGSEDAEGYTFVVTPTADYINGDFAEASNNPPFPKHGQTAEGKVRFPKDMTEGPSCPRPTPRPIPSN
- the LOC117301314 gene encoding uncharacterized protein LOC117301314 isoform X1, which translates into the protein MSSACLDDQPDGSKRKGCEMRPILAKLLKTRKIRKGESVCRRSSDTEAPPLSNMEMAEMAPFAGMYPCKGKMTYKNPNSNLKVTVEVEKPRSKGSGLLSLFKKRNTKAPRQEEDMLGGGPNYCIGSCNDIHRGYPTWYHGTQHPHRSAELPPELPPQPPPIPQEHYGAHYINVDHDYQYPYEEQSAVRPQQPPPIPPHANHHNPGRDVDYDIYAELPQATVQPQQALPNPPPIRPPRSIKQTSSNQVEPESVYGKHFELTPNHSPNKPTAQEPPRPTESASIVKPESKGEYNCRPTTSEPSVKEPSLENHQDSKKIIQEIDDESTDEDTFYKEFRASYVKLSKAGQGSEDAEGYTFVVTPTADYINGDFAEASNNPPFPKHGQTAEGKVRFPKDMTEGPSCPRPTPRPIPSN
- the LOC117301314 gene encoding uncharacterized protein LOC117301314 isoform X2 yields the protein MHWDTEAPPLSNMEMAEMAPFAGMYPCKGKMTYKNPNSNLKVTVEVEKPRSKGSGLLSLFKKRNTKAPRQEEDMLGGGPNYCIGSCNDIHRGYPTWYHGTQHPHRSAELPPELPPQPPPIPQEHYGAHYINVDHDYQYPYEEQSAVRPQQPPPIPPHANHHNPGRDVDYDIYAELPQATVQPQQALPNPPPIRPPRSIKQTSSNQVEPESVYGKHFELTPNHSPNKPTAQEPPRPTESASIVKPESKGEYNCRPTTSEPSVKEPSLENHQDSKKIIQEIDDESTDEDTFYKEFRASYVKLSKAGQGSEDAEGYTFVVTPTADYINGDFAEASNNPPFPKHGQTAEGKVRFPKDMTEGPSCPRPTPRPIPSN